One Antarctobacter heliothermus DNA segment encodes these proteins:
- a CDS encoding carbonic anhydrase, protein MEFARPLPGFLVQRYHGWKATTHAENSAWYQRLATEGQRPRAMVISCCDSRVHVTSIFGADQGEFFIHRNIANLVPVYEPDGQHHGTSAAVEYAVMALKVAHLIVLGHSNCGGVQGCLDMCEGRAPELEETASFVGRWMDILRPGYETVKGHADMPHALEKEAVSVSLRNLMTFPFVKEAVESGRLSLHGLWVDIGEGGLHTLDGKTGIFAPV, encoded by the coding sequence ATGGAATTCGCCCGCCCCCTGCCCGGCTTTCTCGTGCAACGTTATCACGGCTGGAAAGCAACGACCCATGCCGAAAACAGCGCGTGGTATCAACGCCTTGCGACCGAAGGTCAACGTCCGCGCGCCATGGTGATTTCATGCTGCGATTCCCGTGTGCATGTCACCTCTATCTTTGGGGCGGACCAGGGAGAGTTCTTTATTCACCGTAACATCGCCAACCTTGTTCCGGTTTATGAACCCGACGGTCAGCATCACGGCACTTCGGCGGCGGTGGAATATGCCGTCATGGCGCTCAAGGTGGCGCATCTGATTGTGCTGGGCCATTCCAACTGCGGCGGTGTGCAGGGCTGTCTGGACATGTGCGAAGGCCGTGCGCCGGAACTGGAGGAAACCGCCTCTTTCGTAGGCCGCTGGATGGACATCCTGCGCCCCGGCTATGAGACCGTGAAAGGCCATGCTGACATGCCGCACGCGCTTGAAAAAGAGGCGGTGTCCGTGTCGCTGCGCAACCTCATGACCTTCCCCTTTGTGAAAGAGGCGGTCGAATCCGGCCGACTCAGCCTGCATGGCCTATGGGTCGACATCGGTGAGGGCGGGTTGCACACACTGGACGGCAAGACCGGGATCTTTGCCCCGGTCTAA
- a CDS encoding aspartate-semialdehyde dehydrogenase has translation MGYRIVVVGATGNVGREMLNILAERAFPVDEIAVLASRKSLGTEVSFGDKTLKTKDLATFDFTGWDIALFAVGSGPTKEFAPKAAAAGCVVIDNSSLYRYDPDVPLIVPEVNADAVMGYTKKNIIANPNCSTAQMVVALKPLHDRARIKRVVVSTYQSVSGSGKEGMDELWEQTKAVYNPTKDVPPTKFTKEIAFNVIPHIDVFMEDGSTKEEWKMVAETKKIIDPKIKVTATCVRVPVFVGHSEAINIEFEDHLDEDEARDILREAPGIMVIDKREDGGYVTPKECVGDFATFISRIRQDSTIDNGLNLWCVSDNLRKGAALNAVQIAEVLGQKALKKG, from the coding sequence ATGGGCTACCGTATTGTCGTCGTTGGTGCCACGGGCAACGTGGGCCGCGAAATGCTCAACATCCTCGCCGAGCGGGCGTTCCCCGTCGACGAGATCGCCGTACTCGCCTCGCGCAAATCGCTGGGCACAGAGGTGAGCTTTGGCGACAAGACCCTCAAGACCAAGGATCTGGCCACTTTCGATTTCACTGGCTGGGACATCGCCCTGTTTGCCGTCGGCTCTGGCCCGACCAAAGAATTCGCGCCCAAGGCCGCCGCGGCGGGCTGTGTCGTGATCGACAACTCGTCCTTGTATCGCTACGACCCGGACGTTCCGCTGATCGTACCGGAAGTGAACGCCGACGCGGTCATGGGCTACACCAAGAAAAACATCATCGCGAACCCCAACTGTTCGACGGCGCAAATGGTCGTCGCGCTCAAGCCACTGCATGACCGCGCGCGGATCAAGCGTGTTGTCGTCTCGACATACCAGTCGGTGTCCGGTTCAGGCAAAGAAGGCATGGATGAGCTGTGGGAGCAGACCAAGGCGGTCTACAACCCGACCAAGGACGTGCCGCCGACCAAGTTCACCAAGGAAATTGCCTTTAACGTGATTCCGCACATCGACGTCTTCATGGAAGACGGGTCCACCAAGGAAGAGTGGAAGATGGTGGCGGAGACGAAAAAGATCATCGACCCCAAGATCAAGGTCACAGCCACCTGTGTGCGGGTGCCGGTCTTTGTTGGCCACTCCGAGGCGATCAACATCGAGTTCGAGGATCATCTGGACGAGGATGAGGCGCGCGACATCCTGCGCGAGGCCCCCGGCATCATGGTGATCGATAAGCGTGAGGATGGCGGCTACGTCACTCCCAAGGAATGCGTCGGCGATTTCGCCACCTTCATCAGCCGCATCCGTCAGGACAGCACCATCGACAACGGTCTGAACCTGTGGTGCGTCAGCGACAACCTGCGCAAGGGCGCGGCGCTGAACGCGGTGCAGATCGCCGAAGTTCTGGGCCAGAAGGCGCTGAAAAAGGGCTGA
- a CDS encoding polysaccharide biosynthesis protein, whose amino-acid sequence MFYNLVMALSRTQKQLLFILMDALVVPLAMIAALVLSTSGTSDQLTLSALLPMVILLTGTGVAAGWSLSLTRITLNAYEMRGVIRTATYAGILGVLGFGLNTVMRTGLPVGAFVIFALLVLVMSASWRIILRQVTLNIYRHGKDRVRVLIYGAGQTGQQLVAALRHDDAILPVAFIDDNPTLQSLIVAGLRVHAPSSLKTLVLEKDIDRVVLAMPSISQPALARIAHKLRHIGCEVHALPSFAAMVGEGEIRKQVTPVSLLDLLGRSRLESELPGVSHVYSGRRILVSGAGGSIGSELCRQLIACKPDCVVLVDHSELALYNIDKELRDIGDGLHIVPVLGSVVDERLMREVLVENDIDVVLHAAAYKHLPLVENNVLSGLRNNVLGTKILADSARSAGVDRFILVSTDKAVRPTNVMGASKRLAELVVQDLAARTPGTRFSMVRFGNVLGSSGSVIPLFEEQILRGGPVTLTDPQVTRYFMTISEAARLVLLAGSFARGGDVFVLDMGDPVPIRKLARQMIEGAGFTVRDEDTPQGDIEIKITGLRPGEKLHEELLISSDMLTTPHTKILRAQEIFLSEFEVATAIKDLRQAIETRDEGAARAVISRWVEQAELDEAAQSS is encoded by the coding sequence ATGTTCTACAACCTCGTGATGGCCCTGTCCCGGACGCAAAAGCAACTGCTTTTCATCCTGATGGACGCTTTGGTCGTTCCGTTGGCGATGATTGCCGCGCTTGTCCTGTCGACCTCTGGCACAAGCGATCAACTGACCTTGTCCGCCCTCCTGCCCATGGTGATCCTGCTAACCGGCACCGGCGTTGCTGCGGGTTGGTCGCTGAGCCTGACCCGGATCACGCTCAACGCCTACGAGATGCGCGGCGTGATCCGGACTGCAACCTATGCCGGGATTTTGGGCGTGTTGGGCTTTGGCCTGAACACCGTCATGAGAACGGGCCTGCCAGTCGGAGCATTTGTGATCTTTGCGCTGCTCGTGCTGGTCATGTCCGCCTCTTGGCGGATCATCCTGCGGCAGGTCACGCTGAACATCTATCGCCACGGCAAGGACCGCGTGCGGGTGTTGATCTACGGCGCAGGGCAGACCGGTCAACAGCTGGTCGCCGCGTTGCGTCATGACGATGCCATCCTGCCGGTGGCCTTCATCGACGATAATCCCACGCTGCAAAGCCTGATTGTCGCGGGCCTGCGCGTCCATGCCCCCTCCAGCCTCAAGACGCTGGTGTTGGAAAAGGACATCGACCGCGTTGTCCTTGCCATGCCGTCGATCAGCCAGCCCGCGCTGGCACGCATCGCGCACAAGCTGCGCCATATCGGATGTGAGGTCCACGCCCTGCCCTCTTTCGCCGCCATGGTCGGCGAAGGTGAGATCCGCAAACAGGTCACTCCGGTATCGCTCCTTGATCTGCTGGGCCGCAGCCGGCTGGAAAGCGAACTGCCCGGCGTCAGCCACGTCTACTCTGGCCGCCGCATTCTGGTGTCTGGTGCGGGCGGTTCCATCGGTTCAGAGCTTTGCCGACAGTTGATTGCCTGCAAACCCGATTGCGTCGTGCTGGTCGATCACTCTGAACTGGCGCTCTACAACATCGACAAAGAACTGCGTGATATAGGCGACGGGCTGCATATCGTGCCGGTGCTGGGGTCGGTTGTGGACGAACGGCTGATGCGCGAAGTGCTGGTCGAAAACGACATCGACGTGGTGCTGCACGCCGCCGCCTACAAACATCTGCCGCTGGTTGAAAACAATGTGCTGTCCGGCCTGCGCAACAACGTACTGGGCACCAAGATCCTAGCGGATTCCGCCCGCTCTGCCGGGGTTGACCGGTTTATCCTTGTCTCGACGGACAAGGCGGTGCGCCCGACCAACGTCATGGGCGCGTCCAAGCGGTTGGCGGAACTGGTGGTCCAGGATCTGGCCGCCCGCACCCCCGGCACCCGATTTTCCATGGTCAGGTTCGGCAATGTGCTCGGCTCGTCCGGATCTGTCATCCCGCTGTTTGAGGAACAGATCCTGCGTGGCGGTCCGGTCACGTTGACGGACCCGCAGGTCACCCGCTATTTCATGACCATATCAGAGGCGGCGCGGCTGGTCCTGCTGGCCGGGTCGTTTGCCCGCGGTGGCGATGTCTTTGTGCTCGACATGGGCGATCCGGTTCCGATCCGCAAACTGGCCCGCCAGATGATCGAAGGCGCCGGGTTCACTGTCCGCGACGAAGACACCCCCCAAGGCGACATCGAGATCAAGATCACCGGCCTGCGTCCCGGCGAAAAGCTGCATGAAGAGCTGCTGATTTCCTCTGACATGCTGACCACCCCACACACAAAGATCCTGCGCGCGCAGGAAATCTTTCTGTCAGAGTTCGAAGTGGCCACCGCGATCAAGGATCTGCGGCAGGCCATCGAAACCCGCGATGAGGGGGCGGCGCGGGCGGTCATCTCACGCTGGGTCGAACAGGCCGAACTGGACGAAGCCGCGCAATCCAGCTGA
- a CDS encoding DUF2794 domain-containing protein yields the protein MNSLTPFPGQGPAPEVVAFQRAELNVILSLYGRMVAAGEWRDYGISSLREVAVFSIFRRTAENPLYRIEKRPKLRSKQGEYAIYGMEGQVLKRGHDLRAVLRVLERKLIRAVK from the coding sequence ATGAACAGCTTGACACCCTTCCCCGGACAGGGGCCCGCGCCAGAAGTGGTTGCCTTTCAACGGGCCGAGCTCAACGTGATCTTATCGCTTTACGGACGCATGGTCGCCGCCGGTGAATGGCGCGACTACGGCATCTCGTCACTACGCGAGGTGGCGGTGTTTTCCATCTTTCGCCGCACTGCCGAGAACCCGCTGTACCGGATTGAGAAACGCCCGAAACTGCGCAGCAAACAGGGCGAATACGCGATCTACGGGATGGAGGGTCAGGTTCTGAAACGCGGACATGACCTGCGCGCCGTGCTGCGTGTGCTGGAACGCAAACTGATCCGCGCGGTCAAGTAA
- a CDS encoding leucyl aminopeptidase family protein gives MPDRFAASDAPALPLHLIETGSLDTWLQGQDARVRAWVTASGFTGALNTALMVPGADGTPEAALAGYGTAGQRARQRFALAGALPGLAPGTYHIASGLPSDAATTEALGWLLAGYQFTRYSAGTAVQKTLVAPDGVDAARIEVLAAAEALTRDLVNTPASDMGPEALEAAARDLANTHGASIEVITGEALLEQNFPMIHAVGRAAEQAPRLIDMRWGDTGPMLTLVGKGVCFDTGGLNLKPSASMGIMKKDMGGAANTLGLAQAIMALGLPVRLRLLIPAVENSVAGNSFRPGDILTSRKGLTVEINNTDAEGRLVLADALAYADEETPDLMISMATLTGAARVAVGPDLAPFYTDAEDFAAALSQAAPGAADPVWRMPFHDPYEPMIEPGIADLDNAPAGGFAGSITAALFLRRFTGQAARYAHFDIYSWQPKPEPGRSKGGLMQGPRAILGALPQVLEL, from the coding sequence ATGCCTGACCGTTTTGCCGCGTCCGACGCGCCCGCCCTTCCGCTGCACCTGATCGAAACGGGGTCTCTGGACACCTGGCTACAGGGTCAAGACGCGCGGGTGCGCGCCTGGGTCACGGCCAGCGGGTTCACCGGCGCGCTGAACACGGCGCTGATGGTGCCGGGGGCGGATGGCACCCCCGAGGCGGCGCTTGCAGGCTATGGGACGGCAGGCCAGCGTGCACGCCAGCGGTTTGCGCTGGCCGGCGCGCTGCCCGGTTTGGCACCGGGGACGTACCATATCGCGTCGGGCCTGCCGTCCGACGCCGCCACGACCGAGGCGCTGGGCTGGCTGCTGGCAGGCTATCAGTTCACCCGCTACAGCGCCGGAACTGCTGTGCAAAAGACGCTGGTCGCCCCCGACGGTGTGGACGCCGCCCGGATCGAGGTTTTGGCCGCGGCCGAGGCATTGACCCGCGACCTGGTGAATACGCCCGCCTCTGACATGGGCCCCGAGGCGCTGGAGGCGGCAGCGCGCGATCTGGCCAACACGCACGGCGCGTCGATCGAGGTGATCACCGGCGAGGCGTTGCTGGAACAGAACTTTCCCATGATCCACGCGGTGGGCCGCGCCGCCGAACAGGCGCCGCGTCTGATCGACATGCGCTGGGGCGACACCGGGCCGATGCTGACGCTGGTCGGCAAAGGGGTCTGTTTTGATACCGGCGGTCTAAACCTGAAGCCGAGTGCGTCGATGGGGATCATGAAAAAGGACATGGGCGGGGCGGCGAACACGCTGGGCCTTGCGCAGGCGATCATGGCGCTGGGCCTTCCGGTACGGCTGCGGTTGCTGATCCCGGCGGTGGAAAACAGCGTTGCGGGCAACAGTTTCCGCCCCGGCGACATCCTGACCTCCCGCAAGGGGCTGACGGTTGAAATCAACAACACCGACGCGGAAGGGCGGTTGGTGCTGGCCGATGCGCTTGCCTACGCCGATGAGGAAACGCCCGATCTGATGATCTCGATGGCGACGTTGACGGGGGCCGCGCGGGTGGCGGTCGGGCCGGATCTGGCGCCGTTTTACACAGATGCCGAGGATTTCGCCGCCGCCCTGTCGCAGGCGGCACCCGGCGCTGCCGACCCGGTCTGGCGGATGCCGTTCCATGATCCCTATGAGCCAATGATTGAGCCGGGGATCGCCGATCTGGACAACGCGCCTGCGGGGGGCTTTGCCGGGTCGATCACGGCGGCGCTGTTCCTGCGGCGGTTCACCGGACAGGCGGCACGCTATGCCCATTTTGACATCTATTCGTGGCAACCCAAGCCAGAGCCCGGCCGCTCCAAGGGCGGGTTGATGCAGGGTCCGCGCGCCATTCTGGGCGCGCTGCCGCAGGTGTTGGAGCTATGA
- a CDS encoding C40 family peptidase gives MDRRLTPSNGRVAHVSLRGQVEAECFVEGEPHRVIRPVADLLAKPDGGRDRQLLRGDGFRVLDLQGGMAFGFAQQDGYTGWMAAADLIAAPVAVETHRVNAAHSYGKSTPGLKAMGQITPLSLGTRLTALEITDGWARVAWSQDSAPQDLYVPSQHLVPIDRLDSDPVAVAEQLLGTPYLWGGDSSFGIDCSGLVQIALNSCGQTCPRDSDMQEALGTALPPGTPPQRGDLMFWKGHVAWVSDTDTILHANAHAMAVAYEPINQAVARIESQGDGLVIRHARLSSSV, from the coding sequence ATGGACCGTCGCCTGACCCCCTCCAATGGCCGGGTCGCGCATGTGTCGTTGCGCGGGCAGGTCGAAGCGGAATGCTTTGTCGAAGGAGAGCCTCACAGGGTGATACGCCCGGTCGCGGATCTGCTGGCAAAACCCGATGGCGGGCGCGACCGGCAATTGCTGCGCGGCGACGGTTTTCGCGTGTTGGATCTGCAGGGCGGCATGGCGTTCGGGTTTGCGCAACAAGACGGCTATACCGGCTGGATGGCAGCGGCTGACTTGATCGCCGCGCCGGTGGCCGTGGAAACGCATCGCGTCAATGCCGCGCACAGCTATGGAAAATCCACGCCGGGTCTCAAGGCGATGGGGCAGATCACGCCGCTGTCGCTGGGCACGCGACTGACGGCTCTCGAAATCACGGACGGCTGGGCGCGTGTTGCCTGGTCACAAGATTCGGCCCCACAGGATTTGTATGTGCCCAGCCAGCATCTCGTTCCTATCGACCGACTGGACAGCGATCCGGTCGCCGTGGCGGAACAGCTGCTCGGCACGCCCTATCTGTGGGGCGGCGACAGCAGCTTCGGGATCGATTGTTCCGGGCTGGTGCAAATTGCGCTGAACAGCTGCGGGCAAACCTGTCCGCGTGACAGCGACATGCAAGAGGCGCTGGGCACGGCGCTGCCCCCCGGCACGCCGCCGCAACGTGGCGATCTGATGTTCTGGAAAGGTCATGTGGCCTGGGTGTCGGACACGGATACCATACTGCACGCCAACGCGCATGCCATGGCAGTTGCCTATGAGCCGATCAATCAGGCCGTGGCCCGTATCGAATCGCAGGGCGACGGGCTTGTCATTCGCCACGCGCGCCTGTCTTCTTCTGTCTGA
- the paaI gene encoding hydroxyphenylacetyl-CoA thioesterase PaaI: MTPQERATRAAEAMWADDAASQQMGMRIEEIAPGRAVLSMEVQPHHLNGHKICHGGFIFTLADSAFAFACNSYNRLTVAQENQITFLAPGQPGERLTATAQEQALTGRSGVYDVTVTGGDGRKVALMRGLSRTVKGQLFPEDDLTLQDGA, encoded by the coding sequence ATGACACCGCAGGAACGCGCCACGCGCGCAGCCGAGGCCATGTGGGCCGACGACGCTGCAAGTCAGCAGATGGGTATGCGGATCGAAGAGATCGCGCCCGGTCGGGCCGTTCTGTCGATGGAGGTCCAGCCGCATCACCTGAACGGGCACAAGATCTGTCACGGCGGTTTCATCTTTACCCTTGCCGACAGCGCCTTTGCCTTTGCCTGCAACAGCTACAATCGCCTGACCGTCGCGCAGGAAAACCAGATCACCTTTCTGGCGCCCGGACAGCCCGGTGAACGGCTGACCGCGACGGCACAGGAACAGGCGCTGACCGGGCGGTCCGGCGTCTATGATGTGACCGTGACCGGCGGTGACGGGCGCAAGGTGGCGCTGATGCGGGGCCTGTCGCGCACGGTGAAGGGCCAGCTGTTTCCCGAAGACGATTTGACCCTGCAAGACGGCGCCTGA
- the paaK gene encoding phenylacetate--CoA ligase PaaK: MEDLTPSKDSLDAIEIASRDEISALQLDRLKWSLRHAYDNVAHYRDSFDAAGVHPDDLTSLSDLAKFPFAVKSDLRATYPFGMFAVPRDQVRRIHASSGTTGQPTVVGYTANDLDSWGTVVARSLRAAGLKPGDVLHNAYGYGLFTGGMGIHLGADKLGLATVPISGGMTQRQVRLIEDFGATGITVTPSYSLSIIDEYVAQGLDPRKSPLKVGIFGAEPWTNAMRLEIEDAFDMHAVDIYGLSEVMGPGVASECVETKDGLHIWEDHFYPEIIDPETGEVLPDGELGELVFTSLTKEAFPVIRYRTRDLTRLLPGTARTMRRMEKVTGRSDDMIILRGVNVFPTQIEEQLMTVRELAPHFQLELNRVGHKDEMRVKVETLPDTVELGDQAGRELAARVKQVVGVSVKVDVAAPGGVERSQGKAVRIVDNRPKE; this comes from the coding sequence ATGGAAGACTTGACCCCGTCCAAGGACAGCCTTGATGCGATTGAAATCGCTTCGCGCGATGAAATTTCGGCCTTGCAGCTGGATCGCCTGAAATGGTCGCTGCGCCACGCCTATGACAATGTCGCGCATTATCGCGACAGTTTTGACGCGGCGGGGGTACATCCGGACGACCTGACCTCATTGTCGGATCTGGCAAAGTTTCCGTTTGCGGTGAAATCCGATCTGCGGGCGACCTACCCGTTTGGCATGTTTGCCGTCCCGCGCGATCAGGTGCGGCGCATTCATGCCTCATCCGGGACCACCGGGCAGCCGACGGTTGTGGGGTATACCGCCAATGATCTGGACAGTTGGGGCACGGTTGTCGCGCGGTCGCTGCGCGCGGCGGGGCTAAAGCCCGGCGATGTGCTGCACAACGCCTATGGGTACGGGCTGTTCACCGGCGGCATGGGCATCCATCTGGGTGCGGACAAGTTGGGTCTGGCCACGGTGCCGATTTCTGGCGGCATGACACAGCGTCAGGTGCGCCTGATCGAGGACTTCGGTGCCACCGGGATCACCGTCACGCCGTCCTATTCGCTGTCGATCATCGATGAATATGTGGCGCAGGGGCTGGACCCGCGCAAATCGCCACTCAAGGTCGGGATCTTCGGGGCAGAGCCGTGGACCAACGCCATGCGGCTGGAGATCGAAGACGCCTTTGATATGCATGCGGTCGATATCTACGGGTTGTCAGAGGTGATGGGGCCGGGTGTTGCCAGCGAATGCGTCGAGACCAAGGATGGCCTGCACATCTGGGAAGACCATTTCTATCCCGAGATCATCGACCCAGAAACAGGTGAGGTGTTGCCGGATGGGGAGCTGGGCGAACTGGTCTTTACCTCGCTGACCAAAGAGGCGTTTCCGGTGATCCGTTACCGCACGCGCGACCTGACGCGGCTGTTGCCGGGGACGGCGCGGACAATGCGGCGGATGGAAAAGGTGACGGGCCGGTCGGATGACATGATCATCCTGCGCGGCGTCAACGTCTTCCCGACCCAGATCGAGGAACAGCTGATGACGGTGCGCGAACTGGCCCCGCATTTCCAGTTGGAGCTGAACCGGGTTGGTCACAAGGATGAGATGCGCGTCAAGGTTGAGACATTGCCGGACACGGTCGAACTGGGCGATCAGGCGGGCCGCGAACTGGCGGCGCGGGTCAAGCAGGTGGTCGGTGTGTCGGTCAAGGTGGACGTGGCCGCGCCGGGTGGCGTGGAACGCAGTCAAGGCAAGGCCGTGCGGATCGTCGACAACCGCCCAAAGGAATAA
- a CDS encoding DUF2330 domain-containing protein codes for MTRIFLALLLSSLAASAQAFCGFYVAKADGSLFNESSKVVFVRDGDRSVITMSSDYRGAPSDFALIVPTPRVLLRDQIRTVEAETVQHLDDYTAPRLVEYHDRDPCSPIPRPMISMTAVVNEAAPPLAVRARALGVTIEAEYAVGTYDILILGAEQSDGLVTFLTGEGYNMPDGGEATLQQYIDGGMKFFVAGVNLERHEAADTKELPPLQIEFTSKDFMLPIQLGKLNADGPQDALFFMLSRTGRVVPTNYVPVQLPSNMDVPLFVEDEFGEFYRALFAQAAPDEGGIVVEYAWDMAWCDPCAADPLTNAQLAELGVDWLPEETGTGPLSGQNVYVTRLHARYEGDQMAEDVFFRATEDRQNFQGRYVMNHPYTGEMTCEAGKDYVLRTKARVLDEARALARLTGWDEADLLEKARASVPSEYR; via the coding sequence ATGACACGCATTTTTCTTGCCCTATTGCTCTCATCTCTTGCCGCCTCGGCGCAGGCCTTTTGCGGCTTTTACGTCGCCAAGGCAGACGGATCGCTGTTCAACGAAAGCTCTAAGGTTGTCTTTGTCCGCGACGGCGACAGGTCGGTGATCACCATGTCCTCGGACTATCGTGGCGCACCTTCGGATTTTGCCCTGATCGTGCCCACGCCCCGTGTGCTGCTGCGCGACCAGATCCGCACCGTCGAGGCAGAGACCGTCCAGCACCTGGACGATTACACCGCACCGCGCCTTGTCGAATATCATGACCGCGACCCCTGCTCGCCCATCCCGCGGCCAATGATCTCCATGACCGCCGTCGTGAATGAGGCCGCGCCGCCGCTGGCCGTGCGCGCCCGTGCGCTGGGTGTCACGATCGAAGCGGAATATGCGGTCGGCACCTATGACATCCTGATCCTAGGGGCCGAGCAGTCCGACGGTCTGGTCACCTTCCTGACCGGAGAGGGCTACAATATGCCCGATGGCGGAGAGGCGACGCTGCAACAGTACATCGATGGCGGGATGAAATTCTTTGTCGCCGGTGTGAACCTTGAACGGCATGAGGCCGCCGACACCAAGGAACTGCCACCACTTCAGATCGAATTCACCTCCAAGGATTTCATGCTGCCGATCCAACTGGGCAAGCTGAACGCCGACGGTCCGCAGGATGCGCTGTTCTTCATGCTGTCGCGCACCGGCCGCGTGGTGCCGACGAATTATGTCCCCGTCCAACTGCCCAGCAACATGGATGTCCCGCTGTTTGTCGAAGACGAATTTGGCGAGTTCTACCGCGCGCTCTTTGCGCAGGCCGCCCCGGATGAGGGCGGCATCGTGGTCGAATACGCATGGGACATGGCATGGTGTGACCCCTGCGCCGCCGATCCGCTGACCAATGCGCAACTGGCGGAACTGGGGGTCGACTGGCTGCCCGAAGAGACCGGCACCGGCCCGCTGTCCGGCCAGAACGTCTATGTCACCCGGCTGCACGCCCGCTATGAGGGCGACCAGATGGCCGAAGACGTGTTCTTTCGCGCCACCGAAGACCGGCAGAACTTTCAGGGCCGTTATGTGATGAACCACCCCTACACCGGTGAAATGACCTGCGAGGCGGGCAAGGACTATGTCCTGCGCACCAAGGCCCGCGTGCTGGATGAGGCGCGCGCGCTGGCGCGCCTGACCGGCTGGGACGAGGCCGATTTGCTGGAAAAGGCCCGCGCCTCAGTCCCGTCAGAGTATCGCTGA
- the speB gene encoding agmatinase produces the protein MSDPFFHPVSGFDLPRFAGVPTFMRLPHVPADHPRFKDVQVGLIGVPWDSGTTNRPGPRHGPRQLRDASTMIRAQHASSGMRPFETVNCADLGDVGPNPADIQDSMARITAFYAQVVAAGIRPLTAGGDHLTSLPVLRALAKDGPLGMIHFDSHTDLFNSYFGGTMYTHGTPFRRAVEEGLLDPKRVIQIGIRGTMYDTEDRDFAAANGIRIVTIEEFFERGIADVMQEARAIVGAAPTYVSYDIDFVDPTFAPGTGTPEVGGPNSYQALQVCRELNGLNIVGADLVEVSPPFDQSGNTAFLGVSIMFEMLCAMLTPTKG, from the coding sequence TTGTCCGATCCGTTTTTCCATCCCGTTTCCGGCTTCGATCTGCCACGCTTTGCCGGTGTGCCGACCTTCATGCGTCTGCCCCATGTTCCGGCGGATCATCCCCGGTTCAAAGATGTGCAGGTGGGGCTGATCGGAGTGCCTTGGGACAGTGGGACGACCAACCGCCCCGGCCCGCGCCACGGACCGCGCCAGTTGCGCGATGCCTCGACCATGATCCGCGCGCAGCATGCTTCCAGCGGGATGCGTCCGTTTGAGACGGTCAATTGTGCCGATCTGGGCGATGTCGGACCGAACCCGGCGGATATTCAGGACAGCATGGCGCGCATCACCGCGTTTTATGCGCAGGTTGTTGCGGCGGGCATCCGTCCGCTGACGGCGGGCGGCGATCACCTGACCTCACTCCCGGTGCTGCGGGCGCTGGCCAAGGATGGGCCGTTGGGGATGATCCACTTTGACAGCCACACCGACCTGTTCAACAGCTATTTTGGCGGCACGATGTACACCCACGGCACGCCTTTCCGCCGCGCGGTCGAAGAGGGGTTGCTGGACCCGAAGCGGGTGATCCAGATCGGCATTCGCGGCACGATGTACGACACAGAAGATCGCGATTTTGCCGCCGCCAATGGCATCCGCATCGTAACGATTGAGGAATTCTTTGAGCGCGGCATCGCGGATGTGATGCAAGAGGCGCGCGCCATCGTGGGCGCTGCGCCGACCTATGTCAGCTACGACATCGATTTCGTCGACCCGACTTTTGCCCCCGGCACCGGCACGCCGGAGGTGGGCGGACCGAACAGCTATCAGGCCTTGCAGGTATGCCGCGAATTGAACGGGTTGAACATTGTCGGCGCGGATCTGGTCGAGGTCTCACCGCCCTTCGACCAAAGCGGCAACACCGCCTTCCTTGGCGTGTCGATCATGTTCGAGATGCTGTGCGCGATGTTGACCCCGACCAAGGGCTGA